From the genome of Nitrospirota bacterium:
GCCAGTCTGTCGCGGAATGACATCGTTCACACTTTTCTCCCAGGGCCCCCTTATGTTTATCCTCTTTTTTATGGCAGGAGATGCAGGTCGTCGGGGTCTTTGCGAAATTATCCGGGGTATGGCATTTATCGCATTTTACGGGGACATGTTTTCCTTCCAACGGGAATGTTGTCGTCCCATGGTCAAATTTAATCTCCTTCCAGGTCCCCGCGTTATGGCACTTTTCACACGACTTTCCCAATCCCCCCTTATGTTTATCCTCTTTGACATGGCACGAAATACAATCGTGAGGCGTCTCCCGGTATTTGGGTTTTAAATGGCAATCCTTGCATGGAGCTGGTTTATGTTTTCCGTCGAGCTCGAAACGGGTTTTATGATGGTCGAACACGCCAGTATCAAACTGAATCAGCTGGCTCGCTTTCCCTTTATGCTCCTCGTGGCACGACTCACACCTGGAGGAATCAATTTTTCCATGAAACCCATTTTTTTGTTCGACATCCCTTTTTGTTTCCTTATGGCAGACAAGGCATTTATCAAAAAAAAACTTTCTACCCAGGGTATGACATTCCAGGCATTTTCCCTCCACCTTTTCATGGAGCGAAGAAACGTCTCCCGGCATGATCCCTTTCAGGATGTCAAAACCATAAGCCGGCTGAAGGCTCGACAAAAAAAACCAGAGGATGAGAAGAAACCGGATGTTTGCCATTGTTTTTTAGAATTTTAAACGGAAATTATCGTAGAAAAAGATGAGAAGAGCAAGACCTTAAAAAATCATCACCGCGACAACATGGACAATAAAGGTTAACAAAAGAAGCCAAATAAAAGGAACATGAAGATTGTGCCAATATGAAAAAAGCCTGGTGGTCACTTCCAGGGCAGAAATTTTTTTTTCAAGGCTGATTCGCCTGACCAGGGCGCTTTCAACCGAGTCCGGCGATGCGACAGATTTCCTTTGCTTGAGGTGCTGTTTTACCTGTTTTCTGAGTTTTCCTTCCAACCAATCCGTATGCATCATAACATACAGCGATTTAAAAAGGCCACTGGACTGCTGATTTTCTCTCAAACCAAAAAATTTTGTAATGGTGTCCAGAATTTTTTGCGAATCTGAGAAATATTCTTGAATTTTCTCATTTAGCTGATCCGCTTCTGCGCTCATTTCCTGCCGGGTGGCCCTTTCACCTGACAGGGAAAATTGAAAATGCCGGTAGATATATCTTCCGACTACCCCGCTTCCGACAACAATCAGCATGGCGTAATAAGCGATTCCGGAATTGGGCGCTTCGATTGAAAACGCGCTATGATAAACAACCAGTAAAGGCCCGATCAGGCAAAATAGAATATGGGCTTCCAGCCAATATTTAATTTTTCCGACTTTTTTGAAGGCTTTGACCCTCTTGCGGATTACATAGCCGGTGGCTCCGATGAACATCATCGCCGAGCCGATGATCCCGATAAGATGCGGAATGAAGTCTCCAGAGTTAAACGGGTGGGACTGGAAATAAACCGGCAGGCCGATCGCCAGCCCGCAGCCCGCGCTAAAGAATATAAATTTAAGCAGTTTCATTCCGCATCATCAGGTTAACAGGGTTTATTTTTTGGGGGGATAGATTCTTTTCGGACCATCCCAAACAGAAATCACCTGAACCGGGCAATCCTTTGCCGCTTGAACCACGTCATCCATAAACTCTGAACTGACATCGGCGCTCAGGACTTTCGCCTTTCCACCTTCCACTTTAAATACGTCAGAGCAGAGCGATTCACAGCTCCCGTTTCCAATACATCCATTTTTATCGATATCGACTTTCATTTTTTCCTCCATTTATATTATATTCAGGGGCCCGTCCGAAGCTTCGCTTTTCCGATGCCCCCGAACCCCGCGTTACGCACCGGCAAAGCCGGTTGCTTCACTTATTTTACATTTTTATAAAAAAGAATCTAATTCATAATCGATATTTTCCAAATTAGATTCTTTCGGATTGACCGGAACTTCTTTCTGGATCAACTGCATAATGGGGCGCATTTCATGGCTTCGGTTAATGAGAGTCGCTCCCTTTATTCTCCCGTTTCTGATAAATAGCCTGACGTAACCCTCATCTTCCGGAGAGCCTCTTCGAATAATATCGGTTCCAGAAACATTCGCGGTCTCTCCGACAAACCCGATGCTAAGGCCAAAAATACGGATCGCGTAGTTGCTGATAGCGCGATAGACCTGGCGATCCCCTGCCATATTCGCCCCGGCTATTTTTCCTTGCTCGATGGCGTTAACCCAATTTCCGAGTTGACGGTGTTTTTGATATTTCACGTCATAAAACTCAGCGACGTCGCCGGCCGCGTAAATATTGGAGTCGGTTGTTTTTAAGGTCTCGTCGGTTAAAACTCCGTTTTTAACCTCAATCCCTGACGTTTCAATGAACGGATGAAGTGTTGAAATCCCTATTCCAATTCCCAGAAAATTACAGTCATAACGCCTTTTCGGATCTAATGTGATCCCCTGAATTTTCCCGTTTCCCATGATCGTTTGAATCTGACTCTGAAAATGGACAATGACCCCTTTTTCCCGCAAAACGCGCTCAACCATTTTGGAGGAAGCCT
Proteins encoded in this window:
- a CDS encoding ferredoxin, with the protein product MKVDIDKNGCIGNGSCESLCSDVFKVEGGKAKVLSADVSSEFMDDVVQAAKDCPVQVISVWDGPKRIYPPKK
- a CDS encoding NAD(P)/FAD-dependent oxidoreductase encodes the protein MTSNLKVDYLILGGGVAGTTAAETIRERSDGSVMIVTDDANCLYSRVRLPDYIAGSIPREKVFIKEEKWYRDQRIDLLRETPVVSLSPRDCSVGLKNGKKIRYGKLLLATGGAARRPRFGEPEKEGIYSFRTIEDAERIREALGTSKNAVVLGGGYIGLELVRCSIRYGLETVLVLMDSQFWPQSLDEASSKMVERVLREKGVIVHFQSQIQTIMGNGKIQGITLDPKRRYDCNFLGIGIGISTLHPFIETSGIEVKNGVLTDETLKTTDSNIYAAGDVAEFYDVKYQKHRQLGNWVNAIEQGKIAGANMAGDRQVYRAISNYAIRIFGLSIGFVGETANVSGTDIIRRGSPEDEGYVRLFIRNGRIKGATLINRSHEMRPIMQLIQKEVPVNPKESNLENIDYELDSFL